A single region of the Pontimicrobium sp. SW4 genome encodes:
- a CDS encoding alpha/beta hydrolase-fold protein produces the protein MRLFKILSLSLCFLVFNCETTAKKANSVAVNVSFSNDANSQPLDGRLLLVFADNNEREPRFQVSEGLNAQPIFGMNVDGLAPNEKVKFDQTISGFPYQSLGDMASGIYYAQAVLHTYETFNLSTGHTVKLPMDNGEGQQWNRSPGNLYSTPIQVEVTEEGIKDLEIVMDNVIPEIVPPEDTEWIKHITMKSELLSEFWGRDMYLGAHVLLPKGFDEHPEAKYPLMVFQGHFPSDFGGFRTTPPDENLEPVYSERFDLDGYNIIQQQEAYDFYKRWNEPDFPRFLIIEIQHPTPYYDDSYAVNSASQGPYGDALTYELIPYIEEMFRGQGEGWSRFLYGGSTGGWEALAVQVKYPDEYNGCFAACPDPIDFAAYCLTNIYEDENAYYVGGKHKKVEVPGRRDYLGNISSTVRESNHLELVLGDKTRSGGQYDIWEATYSPQGDDGYPVRLWDKVTGDINHEVAEYWKENYDLRHILERDWDKVGEKLKGKIHIYCGDMDNYYLNNAVYLMEDFLESTTDPYYAGEVDYGDRAEHCWNGDQENPNAISRLRYNSMYVPKIMKRIAESAPTGADLTSWRYK, from the coding sequence ATGCGACTATTTAAAATCCTGTCCCTATCATTATGTTTTCTTGTTTTCAATTGTGAAACAACTGCTAAAAAAGCCAATTCTGTAGCAGTTAATGTATCGTTTTCTAATGATGCTAACAGCCAACCTCTCGACGGAAGATTACTCTTAGTATTTGCTGATAATAATGAACGTGAACCACGTTTTCAAGTAAGTGAAGGTCTTAATGCGCAGCCCATTTTTGGGATGAATGTTGATGGTTTAGCACCAAACGAGAAAGTGAAGTTCGATCAAACTATTTCAGGATTCCCATATCAAAGTTTAGGCGATATGGCATCTGGAATTTATTATGCGCAGGCAGTGTTACATACCTATGAAACGTTTAATTTATCAACAGGGCATACGGTAAAATTACCAATGGATAATGGCGAAGGACAACAGTGGAATCGCTCACCAGGAAATTTATATAGCACGCCAATTCAGGTTGAGGTTACTGAAGAAGGAATTAAAGATCTTGAGATAGTTATGGATAATGTCATTCCAGAAATCGTGCCACCAGAAGATACTGAATGGATTAAGCATATTACCATGAAATCAGAATTACTGTCTGAATTTTGGGGACGAGATATGTATTTAGGAGCTCACGTTTTGTTGCCAAAAGGATTTGATGAACATCCTGAAGCCAAATATCCACTTATGGTGTTTCAAGGACATTTTCCATCTGATTTTGGAGGATTTAGAACCACACCACCTGATGAAAATCTAGAACCTGTATATTCTGAACGATTTGATTTAGATGGTTACAATATTATTCAACAACAAGAGGCTTACGATTTTTACAAACGCTGGAATGAACCAGATTTTCCACGTTTCTTAATTATAGAAATCCAGCATCCAACACCATATTATGATGATTCGTATGCAGTAAATTCTGCGAGCCAAGGACCTTATGGTGATGCTTTGACGTATGAGTTAATTCCGTATATCGAAGAAATGTTTAGAGGTCAAGGCGAAGGTTGGTCGCGATTTTTGTATGGAGGCTCTACAGGAGGTTGGGAAGCCTTAGCTGTTCAAGTAAAATACCCTGATGAGTATAACGGTTGTTTTGCAGCATGTCCTGACCCAATTGATTTTGCAGCCTATTGCTTAACTAATATTTATGAGGATGAAAATGCGTATTATGTTGGTGGTAAACATAAAAAAGTAGAAGTTCCAGGACGTAGAGATTATTTAGGAAATATAAGTTCTACGGTGAGAGAGTCTAATCATTTGGAGCTAGTATTGGGAGATAAAACACGTTCAGGAGGACAATATGATATTTGGGAAGCTACGTATTCGCCTCAAGGTGACGATGGGTATCCTGTAAGACTCTGGGATAAAGTCACAGGCGACATTAACCATGAAGTTGCTGAATACTGGAAAGAGAATTACGATTTACGACATATTTTAGAACGCGATTGGGATAAAGTAGGAGAGAAACTTAAAGGGAAAATACATATTTACTGTGGCGATATGGATAACTATTATCTAAACAATGCAGTGTATTTAATGGAAGATTTTCTTGAAAGCACTACAGACCCTTATTATGCTGGCGAAGTGGATTATGGAGACAGAGCCGAGCATTGTTGGAATGGCGATCAAGAAAATCCAAATGCTATTTCTAGATTACGTTACAATAGTATGTACGTGCCAAAAATTATGAAGCGTATTGCTGAAAGCGCACCAACTGGTGCTGATTTGACTAGTTGGAGGTATAAGTAA
- a CDS encoding helicase HerA-like domain-containing protein yields the protein MTRKEEFFNHITQGNTFKGDYITLGSAILDEETVKNAYVKVPLKTMNRHGLIAGATGTGKTKTLQVLAENLSEQGIPVVLMDIKGDLSGLAQPSPGHPKIDERHEKIGLPFDPKAFPVEIMSLSEQDGVRLRATVSEFGPVLISRILDVSETQSGIISVIFKYCDDNKLPLLDLKDFKKILQYATNEGKKEFEEAYGRISTASTGAILRRIVELEQQGGDLFFGEKSFEVEDLVRITKDGQGYINIIRLTDIQDKPKLFSTFMLSLLAEIYETFPEQGDSGRPELIMFIDEAHLIFNEASKALLNQIESIVKLIRSKGIGLYFVTQNPTDVPEAVLSQLGLKVQHALRAFTAKDRKAIKLTAQNYPDTDYYDTAEVLTSLGIGEALVSALDEKGRPTPLAATMMRAPMSRMDILAQKELNQLLDDSKLVLKYNEEIDRESAYEMLNEKIKKAENLRKKEDERLALEEEREKLRKEKESNSRKRSSTRSQRQNPVIKVLTSATFIRAVFGVLKKVMK from the coding sequence ATGACTCGCAAAGAAGAATTCTTTAATCACATCACTCAAGGTAACACATTTAAAGGTGATTATATCACTTTGGGTTCGGCAATATTAGATGAAGAAACAGTTAAAAATGCCTATGTAAAAGTGCCACTAAAAACTATGAATAGACATGGTTTAATTGCTGGAGCTACAGGGACAGGTAAAACCAAAACACTTCAGGTATTAGCCGAAAATTTAAGCGAACAAGGTATACCTGTAGTTTTAATGGATATTAAAGGCGATTTAAGTGGTTTAGCACAACCAAGTCCTGGACATCCAAAAATTGATGAACGCCACGAAAAAATTGGATTACCTTTTGATCCAAAAGCATTTCCTGTTGAAATCATGTCTCTATCGGAACAAGATGGTGTTCGTTTAAGAGCAACGGTAAGTGAATTTGGACCTGTATTAATTTCGCGAATTTTAGATGTATCGGAAACTCAATCTGGAATTATTTCGGTAATATTTAAATATTGCGACGATAATAAGTTACCGCTTCTAGATTTAAAAGATTTCAAGAAAATTCTTCAATATGCTACCAATGAGGGCAAAAAAGAATTTGAAGAAGCCTATGGCAGAATCTCTACAGCTTCTACTGGTGCTATTTTGCGTCGCATTGTAGAACTAGAACAACAAGGTGGCGATTTATTTTTTGGTGAAAAGAGTTTTGAGGTTGAAGACTTAGTTAGAATTACCAAAGATGGTCAAGGCTACATAAATATTATTAGATTAACCGATATTCAAGATAAGCCAAAACTATTTTCAACATTTATGTTGAGTTTATTAGCAGAAATCTATGAAACTTTCCCTGAGCAAGGCGATTCTGGAAGACCAGAACTTATTATGTTTATTGACGAAGCGCATTTAATTTTTAACGAAGCTTCTAAAGCCCTTCTTAATCAAATTGAAAGCATTGTAAAACTTATAAGAAGTAAAGGTATTGGACTCTATTTTGTAACTCAAAACCCTACAGATGTGCCTGAAGCAGTTTTGAGTCAGTTAGGTTTAAAAGTGCAACACGCCTTACGAGCGTTTACCGCAAAAGACAGAAAAGCTATAAAACTAACAGCTCAAAATTATCCAGATACGGATTATTATGACACTGCCGAAGTATTAACTTCTCTAGGAATTGGTGAAGCATTAGTATCTGCCTTAGACGAAAAAGGACGTCCCACACCATTGGCTGCAACTATGATGCGAGCGCCTATGAGTAGGATGGATATTTTGGCTCAAAAGGAGTTAAATCAATTATTAGACGACTCGAAGTTAGTCTTAAAATATAATGAAGAAATTGACCGTGAAAGTGCTTATGAAATGCTCAACGAAAAAATTAAAAAAGCGGAAAACTTAAGGAAAAAAGAAGACGAACGTTTAGCACTTGAAGAAGAACGTGAAAAACTCAGAAAAGAAAAAGAATCAAATTCGAGAAAAAGATCTTCAACAAGATCCCAACGACAAAATCCTGTTATTAAAGTATTAACTAGCGCAACATTCATAAGAGCTGTATTTGGAGTTCTAAAAAAAGTAATGAAATAA
- a CDS encoding 7-carboxy-7-deazaguanine synthase QueE, translating into MKKEILELVNKGEMLPLMEEFYTIQGEGYHKGTAAYFVRIGGCDVGCHWCDVKESWNANLHPPTDTSTIINNAIKYSDTVVVTGGEPLTWDMTKLTEGLKEKGAKVHIETSGAYELTGTWDWICLSPKKMKLPTKEVYEKANELKVIVYNKDDLRFAEEQAAKVNKDCILYLQPEWSKRDKVIPLIVDYVMENPKWKVSLQTHKYLNIP; encoded by the coding sequence ATGAAGAAAGAAATTTTAGAACTTGTAAATAAAGGTGAAATGCTTCCGTTAATGGAAGAGTTTTATACCATTCAAGGAGAGGGCTATCACAAAGGAACTGCTGCTTATTTTGTTAGAATTGGAGGCTGTGATGTTGGCTGCCATTGGTGCGATGTAAAAGAAAGTTGGAATGCCAATTTGCATCCGCCAACTGATACGTCTACAATTATTAATAATGCAATAAAGTATAGTGATACAGTTGTGGTTACAGGTGGTGAGCCTTTAACATGGGACATGACTAAGTTAACAGAAGGTTTAAAAGAAAAAGGAGCAAAGGTGCATATTGAAACCTCTGGCGCGTACGAACTTACTGGTACTTGGGATTGGATTTGCTTATCGCCAAAGAAAATGAAGCTTCCAACAAAAGAAGTCTACGAGAAAGCAAATGAACTTAAAGTGATTGTTTATAATAAAGATGATTTAAGATTTGCAGAAGAGCAAGCTGCTAAAGTTAATAAAGACTGTATTTTGTATTTACAACCAGAATGGAGTAAACGAGATAAAGTAATTCCGTTAATTGTAGACTACGTGATGGAAAACCCTAAATGGAAAGTGTCTTTACAAACTCATAAGTATTTGAATATACCTTAA
- a CDS encoding alpha/beta hydrolase, with translation MEKYIIKLIGSYLNVLSYVSADYAANKALHIFSKPRKGKLTSKQEVFLNSAKKEVLHYDDLKIATYHWKGDKATILLAHGWESNSARWKDKIDSFTNEGFNVIALDAPAHGASESKSFNALLYSEFINIVAQKYQPQIVIGHSVGGMSLVFYQQKYRLESIQKMVLLGAPSEFEDILKNYINLLGYNKKIENSLSRIIINRFGAAPTAFSTSKFVKDIATEGLIIHDVKDPIIPFSDATLITSNYKNSTLISTKGLGHSLNSTSVTKSIVDFIKS, from the coding sequence ATGGAAAAATACATCATCAAACTTATTGGCTCCTATCTTAATGTATTAAGCTATGTTTCGGCAGATTACGCTGCAAACAAAGCACTACATATATTTTCAAAACCACGAAAAGGGAAGCTAACATCTAAGCAAGAAGTTTTTTTAAATTCAGCTAAAAAAGAAGTCTTACATTATGATGACTTAAAGATTGCAACCTACCATTGGAAAGGAGACAAAGCAACCATTTTGTTGGCTCATGGCTGGGAAAGCAATTCGGCACGCTGGAAAGATAAAATTGACAGTTTTACTAATGAAGGGTTTAATGTTATCGCTTTAGATGCTCCAGCTCATGGCGCGTCTGAAAGCAAATCTTTTAATGCATTACTTTATTCTGAATTTATAAATATTGTCGCTCAAAAATACCAACCTCAAATAGTTATTGGTCACTCAGTTGGTGGTATGTCATTAGTATTTTATCAACAAAAATATCGATTAGAATCTATTCAAAAAATGGTGTTGCTTGGAGCACCATCCGAATTTGAAGATATTCTCAAAAACTACATCAATCTTTTAGGCTACAATAAGAAAATTGAAAATAGCTTAAGCAGAATCATCATCAATCGTTTTGGTGCTGCGCCAACAGCATTTTCAACGTCTAAATTCGTTAAAGACATAGCTACTGAAGGACTCATCATTCATGATGTCAAAGACCCAATTATTCCTTTTTCTGATGCAACACTTATTACATCGAATTATAAAAACAGTACCTTAATTTCTACAAAAGGATTAGGTCATTCACTTAATAGTACATCTGTTACCAAAAGCATTGTTGACTTTATAAAAAGCTAA
- a CDS encoding cupin domain-containing protein, translating into MKKYTLQKLPFIVPTDDGKLIEEHFGNAINNNPELSIAHMVAPSGWSEPFQTPEFDEYTYILKGKKQFIIDGETIVLEAGQSIKINKNVRVQYSNPFTEPCEYLAICTPAFSIDKVHRED; encoded by the coding sequence ATGAAAAAATACACCCTACAAAAATTACCTTTTATTGTTCCTACTGATGATGGTAAACTTATCGAGGAACATTTTGGAAATGCAATAAACAACAACCCAGAATTAAGTATTGCACATATGGTTGCACCTTCGGGTTGGAGCGAGCCTTTTCAAACACCTGAATTTGATGAATACACCTATATTCTTAAAGGCAAAAAGCAATTTATTATTGATGGTGAAACCATTGTGTTAGAAGCTGGACAATCTATAAAAATCAATAAAAATGTTAGAGTACAGTACTCAAATCCATTTACCGAACCTTGTGAGTATTTAGCAATTTGTACACCCGCTTTTTCTATTGACAAAGTTCATAGAGAAGACTAA
- a CDS encoding DUF2911 domain-containing protein: protein MRKSSFISTIAFAFIMLLSTNVEAQKFAGLDKSPLDISVSKDKSVKIIYSRPQLKGRELSKLAPNGKVWRTGANEGTEITFKNDMTLGGKSVKAGTYTLTTIPGEKEWTVILNSTLGTWGGNAKSGEVTRFMAKASTSSDSLEAFSIAFDDDGNMHLGWGIVRVAVPLN from the coding sequence TGTTATTATCAACTAATGTAGAAGCGCAAAAATTTGCAGGCTTAGATAAAAGCCCATTAGACATTAGCGTGTCAAAAGACAAATCTGTAAAAATTATTTACAGTAGACCACAATTAAAAGGTAGAGAACTAAGTAAGCTTGCTCCTAATGGAAAAGTATGGCGTACTGGTGCTAATGAAGGCACTGAAATCACTTTTAAAAATGATATGACACTTGGTGGCAAAAGTGTAAAAGCAGGAACTTATACGTTAACAACAATTCCAGGGGAGAAAGAATGGACAGTTATTCTTAACTCTACTCTTGGTACTTGGGGAGGTAATGCAAAATCTGGTGAAGTAACTAGATTTATGGCTAAAGCATCAACTAGTAGTGATTCACTTGAAGCATTTTCTATTGCATTTGACGATGATGGAAATATGCATTTAGGATGGGGAATTGTAAGAGTTGCCGTTCCTCTGAATTAG
- a CDS encoding DUF2911 domain-containing protein — MKKSSLITTIAFAFIMLLTTNVNAQKFPGLDKSPMDAASHPNDYKVSNKVAKIVYGRPQLNGRSLEKLAPNGKQWRLGANEAAEISFYKDVTFGGQAIKAGTYTMSAIPGEKEWTLILSSDLNVWGSYFYNEENDVARIKVKATMADESLEVFSIVFDKDGTMHMGWDKVRVSVPMM, encoded by the coding sequence ATGAAAAAATCATCATTAATTACTACTATCGCTTTCGCATTTATTATGTTATTAACAACTAATGTAAATGCTCAAAAATTTCCTGGACTAGATAAGAGTCCAATGGATGCAGCCTCTCACCCAAACGATTACAAAGTATCTAATAAAGTTGCGAAAATCGTTTATGGTCGCCCACAATTAAATGGTCGTTCTTTAGAAAAACTTGCTCCTAACGGAAAACAATGGCGTCTAGGTGCTAATGAAGCTGCCGAAATATCTTTTTATAAAGATGTAACTTTTGGTGGTCAAGCCATTAAAGCTGGAACATATACAATGTCTGCGATTCCAGGCGAAAAAGAATGGACGTTAATTTTAAGTTCGGACCTAAATGTTTGGGGAAGTTATTTTTATAATGAAGAAAATGATGTTGCAAGAATTAAAGTTAAAGCAACAATGGCAGACGAATCACTAGAAGTATTCTCTATTGTATTTGACAAAGATGGAACAATGCATATGGGCTGGGATAAGGTTAGAGTATCTGTACCTATGATGTAA
- the folD gene encoding bifunctional methylenetetrahydrofolate dehydrogenase/methenyltetrahydrofolate cyclohydrolase FolD — MIILDGRKVSNDIKDEIAEQVAKMKSNGEKVPHLAAVLVGTDGASMTYVGAKVKACERIGFDSTLIDLPEETTEEELLNHINDLNNDDNIDGFIVQLPLPKHIDEQKVLMAVDPDKDVDGFHPTNVGRMTLDLPSFLPATPFGILELLERYNVETSGKNVVVMGRSHIVGRPMSILMSQKRKAGNATVTVVHSRTQNLADFTRGADIIVAAIGISEFLTGDMVKDGVVIIDVGITRVPDDTKKRGYRLAGDVDFESVSKKASYITPVPGGVGPMTIAMLLKNTLLAREMRSK, encoded by the coding sequence ATGATAATTCTAGACGGTAGAAAAGTTAGTAACGATATTAAAGATGAAATTGCTGAACAAGTAGCAAAAATGAAATCTAATGGTGAAAAAGTGCCTCATCTAGCTGCTGTTTTAGTTGGAACTGATGGTGCTAGTATGACTTATGTTGGAGCTAAAGTTAAAGCTTGTGAGCGTATAGGATTCGATTCTACATTAATTGATTTACCTGAAGAAACAACGGAAGAAGAGCTATTGAATCACATTAATGATTTAAACAATGACGATAATATCGATGGATTCATTGTACAATTGCCTTTGCCAAAACATATTGACGAGCAAAAAGTGTTAATGGCAGTAGACCCAGATAAAGATGTTGATGGATTTCATCCAACAAACGTAGGAAGAATGACATTAGATTTACCATCATTTTTACCAGCAACACCATTCGGAATTCTAGAATTGCTAGAACGTTACAATGTTGAAACTTCTGGAAAGAATGTGGTAGTTATGGGACGTAGCCACATTGTTGGTCGTCCAATGAGTATTTTAATGAGCCAAAAGCGTAAAGCTGGAAATGCTACGGTTACTGTAGTACACAGTCGTACACAAAACCTTGCTGATTTTACTCGTGGTGCTGATATTATTGTGGCAGCCATAGGTATTTCAGAGTTTTTAACTGGAGATATGGTTAAAGATGGTGTAGTTATCATTGATGTAGGTATTACGCGTGTTCCAGATGACACAAAAAAACGAGGTTACAGACTTGCTGGTGATGTGGATTTTGAAAGCGTGAGTAAAAAAGCTAGTTATATAACTCCAGTTCCTGGAGGTGTTGGGCCAATGACAATTGCGATGCTTTTAAAAAACACCTTGCTAGCAAGAGAAATGCGCAGCAAATAA
- a CDS encoding M1 family metallopeptidase, whose product MKKSILLLVVLCLSLSSFSQRVYTDYGAIDIQKYEFHISVNDDNNDIQGEAKVNLIATSNLESFKLDLENTDETNKGMMATSVSENGNPVTFEHQNNVLTIFSNVNSGEQKTFTITYHGVPKDGLVISKNKYGDRTFFGDNWPNRAHQWLPTVDHPSDKALVEWHVTAPSHYQVVGNGIQVEETDLDNQSTYYVWKTEVPIPTKVMVIGIARFAVQHIGETNNIPISSWVYPQNKDAGFYDYAMGKNIINFFIEHVGPYPYSKLANVQSKTRFGGMENASNIFYFENSVSGERKIENLIAHEIAHQWFGNSASESDWTHVWLSEGFATYFTNLYVEKMKGRDAFLELVNGNRDAVIKFSKQQFTPILDTQTKSLMRLLNANSYQKGAWVLHMLRKKVGDVPFWNSIRAYYKKYALKNASSDDLKNVFEEITKQELDAFFEQWLEKPGHPILKTSWKSNDKTLTFNIEQTQKTDVVFAFPIELKLVYEDDSSEVVTLSVKDKKASAKLDVKGKVKEIVIDPNSWLLYESGN is encoded by the coding sequence ATGAAAAAATCCATCCTCCTATTAGTAGTTTTATGTTTGAGTTTATCATCCTTTAGTCAACGTGTTTACACAGATTATGGCGCTATTGACATTCAAAAATACGAGTTCCATATTTCTGTAAATGACGATAATAATGACATACAAGGAGAAGCTAAAGTCAACCTCATCGCAACCTCAAATTTAGAGAGTTTTAAATTAGACTTAGAAAATACCGATGAGACTAATAAAGGAATGATGGCAACCTCAGTTTCTGAAAATGGGAATCCTGTAACATTTGAACATCAAAACAACGTACTTACCATTTTTAGCAATGTAAATTCTGGTGAGCAAAAAACATTTACTATTACATATCATGGCGTTCCCAAAGATGGATTAGTGATTTCTAAAAATAAATATGGCGATCGTACTTTTTTTGGCGATAATTGGCCAAATAGAGCACATCAATGGTTACCAACAGTAGACCATCCTTCAGATAAAGCCTTGGTAGAATGGCATGTTACAGCACCTTCACATTATCAAGTTGTTGGTAATGGCATCCAAGTTGAAGAAACCGATTTAGACAACCAAAGCACCTATTATGTTTGGAAAACAGAGGTTCCAATTCCTACTAAAGTAATGGTCATTGGTATTGCACGTTTTGCAGTGCAGCATATTGGTGAAACTAATAACATTCCTATTTCATCTTGGGTATATCCACAAAACAAAGACGCAGGTTTTTACGATTATGCCATGGGAAAAAACATTATTAATTTCTTTATAGAACATGTTGGCCCTTATCCTTATTCAAAATTGGCGAACGTACAGTCTAAAACACGTTTTGGTGGTATGGAAAATGCGAGTAATATTTTCTATTTTGAAAACTCAGTTAGTGGTGAGCGTAAAATTGAAAACCTCATTGCTCATGAAATTGCTCACCAATGGTTTGGTAATTCGGCTTCGGAAAGTGATTGGACACATGTTTGGTTAAGTGAAGGATTTGCAACCTATTTCACCAACTTATATGTTGAAAAAATGAAAGGCAGAGACGCATTTCTTGAATTAGTTAACGGAAATCGTGATGCGGTTATTAAATTTTCTAAACAGCAGTTTACCCCTATTTTGGATACACAAACCAAAAGCTTAATGCGATTATTAAATGCTAATTCTTATCAAAAAGGTGCTTGGGTTTTACACATGTTACGTAAAAAAGTAGGCGATGTGCCGTTTTGGAATAGCATTAGAGCATACTACAAAAAATATGCTCTGAAAAACGCCTCAAGTGATGATTTAAAAAATGTGTTTGAAGAAATCACCAAACAAGAATTAGATGCTTTTTTTGAGCAATGGTTAGAAAAACCAGGACACCCAATTTTAAAAACCTCATGGAAATCTAATGATAAAACACTAACGTTTAATATTGAGCAAACTCAAAAAACTGATGTAGTCTTTGCGTTTCCAATAGAGTTAAAACTTGTATATGAAGATGACTCTTCTGAGGTTGTGACTTTATCTGTAAAAGATAAAAAAGCCTCAGCCAAATTAGATGTAAAAGGAAAAGTTAAAGAGATAGTTATTGACCCAAATTCTTGGTTGTTGTATGAGAGTGGAAATTAA
- the rluF gene encoding 23S rRNA pseudouridine(2604) synthase RluF → MEEKLTRLNKYLSEAGFCSRRAADKLIEEGRVTINGLVPEMGTKVTEQDVVAVDGELIKNKDVERTYLAFNKPVGIVCTTDTSVEKDNIIDYINYHKRIFPIGRLDKPSEGLILLTDDGDIVNKILRASNNHEKEYIVTVDKPISQTFVNRMSGGIFIEDLGQTTKKCKVKKINSHTFSIILTQGLNRQIRRMCEYLNYEVQTLKRSRIMNITLDVPVGSYRNLSTEELKTLNNLLSDSTKIHNSSSKNY, encoded by the coding sequence ATGGAAGAAAAGTTAACCCGACTCAATAAATATTTAAGTGAAGCTGGTTTCTGCTCTCGACGAGCAGCCGACAAACTTATTGAAGAAGGTCGTGTGACCATTAATGGATTAGTTCCAGAAATGGGAACCAAAGTCACAGAACAAGATGTTGTTGCTGTTGATGGTGAACTTATTAAAAACAAAGACGTTGAACGCACCTATTTAGCATTTAACAAACCCGTTGGTATTGTTTGTACCACAGATACAAGCGTTGAAAAAGACAACATCATCGATTATATTAATTATCATAAACGTATCTTCCCAATTGGTCGTTTAGACAAACCAAGCGAAGGTTTAATACTCCTAACTGATGATGGCGATATCGTTAATAAAATTCTTAGAGCCAGCAACAATCACGAAAAAGAATATATTGTAACGGTTGACAAACCAATTTCGCAAACCTTTGTTAATAGGATGTCTGGTGGAATTTTTATTGAAGATTTAGGTCAAACAACAAAAAAGTGTAAGGTTAAAAAAATAAACTCGCATACCTTCAGTATCATTCTAACGCAAGGTTTAAACAGACAAATTCGTAGAATGTGTGAGTATTTAAATTACGAAGTACAGACTTTAAAACGTAGTCGTATTATGAATATAACCTTAGATGTCCCTGTTGGAAGTTATAGAAATCTCTCAACCGAAGAGCTAAAAACACTTAACAATTTGTTGAGTGATTCAACAAAAATCCATAATTCTAGTTCAAAAAACTATTAG
- a CDS encoding VOC family protein has protein sequence MTQISPFHLAIPVWNLDICRTFYRDTLGCVEGRSSDHWVDFDFFGHQLVIHYKEKSKEAVHTNPVDGKNVPVPHFGVILPWDTFQTFAESLKAKGIEFVIEPYIRFEGLVGEQATMFFLDPSGNALEFKTFKDMSQLFAK, from the coding sequence ATGACACAAATTTCTCCTTTTCACTTGGCAATCCCTGTATGGAATTTAGACATTTGCAGAACATTTTACAGAGACACTCTTGGTTGTGTTGAAGGACGTAGTAGCGACCATTGGGTAGATTTTGATTTTTTTGGACACCAATTAGTGATTCATTACAAAGAAAAATCTAAAGAGGCTGTACACACTAATCCAGTGGATGGTAAAAATGTTCCTGTTCCTCATTTTGGAGTTATACTTCCTTGGGATACATTTCAAACCTTCGCTGAATCATTAAAAGCAAAAGGCATTGAATTTGTTATTGAACCTTATATTAGATTTGAAGGTCTTGTTGGCGAACAAGCAACGATGTTTTTTTTAGACCCTTCAGGAAATGCTTTAGAGTTTAAGACCTTTAAAGATATGAGCCAACTATTTGCTAAATAA